Proteins encoded within one genomic window of Manis pentadactyla isolate mManPen7 chromosome 4, mManPen7.hap1, whole genome shotgun sequence:
- the SIRT7 gene encoding NAD-dependent protein deacetylase sirtuin-7 encodes MAAGGPSRSERKAAERVRRLREEQQRERLRQVSRILRKAAAERSAEEGRLLAESEDLVTELQGRSRRREGLKRRQEEVCDAPEELRRKVRELAGAVRSAEYLVVYTGAGISTAASIPDYRGPNGVWTLLQKGRSISASDLSDAEPTLTHMSIARLHEQKLVRHVVSQNCDGLHLRSGLPRTAISELHGNMYIEVCTACTPNREYVRVFDVTERTALHRHQTGRACHKCGAQLRDTIVHFGERGTLGQPLNWEAATQAASKADTILCLGSSLKVLKKYPHLWCMTKPPSRRPKLYIVNLQWTPKDDWAALKLHGKCDDVMQLLMDELGLEIPPYSRWHDPIFSLAVPLRAGEEGSHSRKSLCRNPEEPPPGIGGPPLSSSPVLGGWFGRGCTKRVKRKKVT; translated from the exons ATGGCAGCCGGGGGTCCGAGCCGCTCCGAGCGCAAGGCGGCGGAGCGGGTCCGGAGGCTGCGGGAGGAGCAGCAGCGGGAGCGCCTCCGCCAG GTGTCGCGCATCCTGAGGAAAGCGGCGGCGGAGCGCAGCGCCGAGGAGGGCCGGCTGCTGGCCGAGAGCGAGGACCTAGTGACCGAACTGCAGGGCCGGAGCAGGCGGCGCGAGGGCCTGAAGCGGCGGCAGGAGGAG GTGTGCGACGCCCCGGAGGAGCTGCGGAGGAAAGTCCGGGAGTTGGCCGGCGCCGTCCGGAGTGCCGAGTACCTGGTGGTCTACACAGGCGCGGGGATCAGCACG GCAGCCTCTATCCCGGATTACCGGGGCCCTAATGGAGTGTGGACGCTGCTTCAGAAAGGGAGAAGCATCAG TGCCTCTGACCTGAGTGACGCCGAGCCGACCCTCACCCACATGAGCATTGCCCGCTTACATGAACAAAAGCTG GTGCGGCACGTGGTTTCTCAGAACTGTGACGGGCTCCACCTGCGGAGCGGGCTGCCTCGAACGGCCATCTCGGAGCTCCACGGGAACATGTACATTGAA GTCTGCACAGCCTGCACTCCTAACAGGGAGTATGTGCGGGTGTTCGACGTGACAGAGCGCACTGCCCTGCACCGACACCAGACAGGCCGGGCCTGCCACAAGTGTGGGGCTCAGCTCCGGGACACCATTGTGCACTTTGGGGAGAGAGGAACACTGGGGCAACCTCTAAACTGGGAGGCGGCCACCCAAGCTGCCAGCAAAGCAGACACGATCCTGTGTTTGGGCTCCAGCTTAAAG GTTCTAAAGAAGTATCCACACCTCTGGTGTATGACCAAGCCCCCCAGCAGGCGGCCCAAGCTCTACATTGTGAATTTGCAG TGGACCCCAAAGGATGACTGGGCTGCCCTGAAGCTCCATGGGAAGTGTGATGATGTCATGCAGCTCCTTATGGATGAGCTGGGCCTGGAGATCCCCCCCTACAGCAG GTGGCACGACCCCATCTTCTCCCTGGCAGTTCCCCTGCGTGCAGGCGAAGAAGGCAGCCACAGCCGGAAGTCACTGTGCAGAAACCCAGAGGAGCCACCGCCTGGGATTGGGGGCCCACCACTTAGCTCATCCCCTGTCCTCGGTGGCTGGTTCGGCAGGGGCTGCACCAAACGCGTGAAAAGGAAGAAAGTGACGTAA